In Juglans regia cultivar Chandler chromosome 13, Walnut 2.0, whole genome shotgun sequence, the DNA window ATTGAATTCGAAGCACTGAGACCTAAACTAAACAATATCCAcattgcaaaacaaaaaaagactcgaagaaaaaaagaagaaattcccataaatatattcaaaatgtAACCCAATCCAACCTGATCAAGCACGGCATCCGTGATCAAATCCCCTGCCACCTCTTTCGATTCCGAGATAACTGCCAACTCTTCGCTCACCCACTTCCTACCATTCGTTGGCGGCGACACCATCCCGGCGAACTTCTGCAAATCCCTTACCTCCTTCTGCATCACCTTCGCCGCCTTCTTCCTCGACGCTGCAAGAACCACGTGGTCCATGGCGTCTTCGTTCATATACACCTCGAAAGAAATCTCGTCTTTGCACGGCACCACCAAATTGTACAACCTCGATATCAAATCATGCCGGCTCTTCAGCTCCATCGTTGCCAACAACCCCTGGCAATACCTACGCCCACTCGCGTAGAACTTGAACATGGTCTGCCCCTCCTTCAGCAGCAACGGCGAGTCGTCGCCTTCGCCGACCCCCAACAGACTGAAATTCCGCTCAAAGATGGAGTTTTTGGTGGCGAACTTAGCGGCCCAGGCGAGGGCAAGGCTCTCGTTCTCGCGCTTCCCGGTGAAGTAGTTGATCAAGAACATGATAAGAAAAGTCCCGCACACGATCTCGGCGGTGTAAGACTTTAGGGTCGGCTTCGCTTTCGGGGAGGCTGAGGGTTTCGAGTTCGAATCAGAGGAAGTGGCATCCTCGGTGATAATCGGGGTCTCGATGGGCTTCTCTTCGAGAATCGGTAGGCCTTCGAATTCGTCCTCGTCCCAGTCATCAAAGCTGGCGTAGGAAGGCTTGGGAGGATCCGATGAAGAAGGGGGAGACCGAGAGTCCGGAACGGGATCCGGGGGAGAGAATCGAGAGGGGTCGGGatcagagagagtgagagaaggGGATCGGAGGGAGTTAGGGTAGAGGATATCGGAATCGGGATCGACATCGGCATCTTCAGAGTCGAAGCCTTCGAAGTGGGAATCGGCGGCGAGGacgagagagcgagagagatggGAAAGGAAGAGGTTGAGGAGTGAGAGTAGAGCGAGTAAGTGTAAGAGAGAGGAGGGGAAGAGGGGTCGATTCGCCATGGCCATCTGTCTTTGCTATCTTCGCCGACTACAAGACGGGTCGCTTCCCTTCCCCTATATTACAATTTGCATTAGGGAAATGCTttggtcccgaattcgggacccaaagtgTATCCcgaatgtttgtttgtttgtttttttttttttttttttgatattaaattattaaaaaaatattttttaataatattataatttttttattttttttttaaaatatttataatgattaaaaaaataaataaaaaaacaaaaaaaataaaatacctatTCGGGAcaggtcccgaattcgggaccatAGCAGTGCCCTTTGCATTATTGACTGTTTCGTGTTTTTCGAAAGTTTAATCAAAACTacgcaaaaagaaaaataaattgtggaTAAAAATTTGCATTATtgaaagagttttgttatgaCAGAACAGAACTGAAAATTCATATTCACAACAACCAAAGGCATTGCACAACAACTGAAAATTCATAAGCTTAAACAATTATAAGTATTTgatttttccataaaaatattaattttttttatatatttttataatgaaatttactttttttttataaaaaatattacttttaattttataatattaaactaagttgagttctttataaataataatgagttgagatagtagaGTCAATTTTGTGGAGTcaatttgaaatgagtttaaatatgtttggatattaagatgagttatatgtatttatgaagaaaaatatttgttgcAAGCGTCT includes these proteins:
- the LOC108988925 gene encoding uncharacterized protein At5g49945-like; this encodes MAMANRPLFPSSLLHLLALLSLLNLFLSHLSRSLVLAADSHFEGFDSEDADVDPDSDILYPNSLRSPSLTLSDPDPSRFSPPDPVPDSRSPPSSSDPPKPSYASFDDWDEDEFEGLPILEEKPIETPIITEDATSSDSNSKPSASPKAKPTLKSYTAEIVCGTFLIMFLINYFTGKRENESLALAWAAKFATKNSIFERNFSLLGVGEGDDSPLLLKEGQTMFKFYASGRRYCQGLLATMELKSRHDLISRLYNLVVPCKDEISFEVYMNEDAMDHVVLAASRKKAAKVMQKEVRDLQKFAGMVSPPTNGRKWVSEELAVISESKEVAGDLITDAVLDQVFGEKAFEKFGKHFISLHFSDQHPGTHKKLLLFKFALPDANNMADMARLVALVPYYIDLIGRYKLSSQARSKTEAARLKAAQEAYKELQNARQEALQKKKAERKKLMEEAEAQLSAESIRKKEAKDRTRQTKKGMPKIKMSRAH